A section of the Ruania halotolerans genome encodes:
- a CDS encoding ABC transporter substrate-binding protein, translating into MNPSPLRRRHLSVAAASAAAAALVLSACSGGGSEDGSVEITFLSTSDEDNTALAEALIEAFEAENPDITVNLDGRPGGTEGDNLIKTRLSTGEMAEVFNYNSGSLFQALNPDQNLLDLSDRPWADSLTDDFVSVVSTDNGLYGGSYGSSFAGGIVYNGAIYEELGLDVPESWDDFMANNEEIAGAGYDPIIQTYGDTWTSQLFVLGDYANVHAQDPDWAEQYTAHERFYAEEPALAGFRHHEEAYESGYFNENYPSATFEDGGSMLAEGTGVHYPILTTILSSIRFNHPDAVEDMRFMAIPADDPQYTSATIWQPDGLYIPNTVEGEQRDAALAFVDFVTGPDACSVFIEAVNPTGPYVNGCELPADVPPLVQDVQSYFDSGNTAPALEFLSPIKGPNLENITVEVGSGIRGAEEAAENYDRDVENQARQLGLEGW; encoded by the coding sequence ATGAACCCCAGCCCATTACGACGGCGTCACCTCAGCGTGGCTGCTGCCTCGGCAGCCGCTGCGGCGCTCGTCCTGTCCGCATGCTCCGGTGGCGGCAGCGAGGACGGCAGCGTCGAGATCACCTTCCTGTCCACCTCGGACGAGGACAACACCGCGCTGGCCGAGGCCCTCATCGAGGCCTTCGAAGCCGAGAACCCGGACATCACCGTCAATCTTGACGGTCGCCCCGGCGGCACCGAGGGCGACAACCTCATCAAGACCCGGCTCTCCACCGGTGAGATGGCAGAGGTGTTCAACTACAACTCAGGATCACTGTTCCAGGCCCTCAATCCCGACCAGAACCTGCTTGATCTGAGCGACCGGCCCTGGGCGGACTCACTGACGGACGACTTTGTCTCTGTGGTCAGCACCGACAATGGCCTCTACGGCGGCTCGTATGGAAGCTCGTTCGCCGGTGGCATCGTCTACAACGGTGCGATCTATGAGGAACTCGGTCTCGACGTGCCGGAGTCCTGGGACGACTTCATGGCGAACAATGAGGAGATCGCCGGGGCGGGGTATGACCCGATCATCCAGACCTACGGTGACACCTGGACCAGCCAGCTCTTCGTCCTCGGCGACTACGCCAATGTTCACGCCCAGGATCCGGACTGGGCTGAGCAGTACACGGCGCACGAGCGGTTCTACGCCGAAGAACCAGCCCTCGCCGGTTTCCGGCACCATGAGGAAGCCTACGAGTCCGGCTACTTCAACGAGAACTACCCGTCAGCAACCTTCGAAGACGGTGGATCGATGCTCGCCGAGGGGACCGGCGTGCACTACCCGATCCTCACCACGATCCTCAGCTCGATCCGGTTCAACCACCCGGACGCGGTCGAGGACATGCGGTTCATGGCGATCCCCGCCGATGATCCGCAGTACACCTCGGCCACGATCTGGCAGCCGGACGGTCTGTACATTCCGAACACTGTCGAAGGTGAGCAGCGAGACGCCGCGCTCGCTTTCGTCGACTTCGTGACCGGACCGGATGCCTGCTCGGTCTTCATCGAGGCGGTCAACCCGACAGGGCCCTATGTCAACGGTTGCGAGCTCCCGGCGGATGTTCCCCCGCTCGTCCAGGATGTGCAGTCCTACTTCGACTCCGGCAACACGGCACCGGCGCTGGAATTCCTCTCCCCGATCAAGGGCCCGAACCTGGAGAACATCACCGTCGAGGTCGGCTCTGGCATTCGCGGTGCTGAGGAAGCGGCGGAGAACTATGACCGTGATGTGGAGAACCAGGCGCGGCAGCTGGGCCTCGAGGGCTGGTGA
- a CDS encoding DUF2277 domain-containing protein, giving the protein MCRNIRPLHNFEPHATSEEVYAAALQYVRKVSGMNKPSAANAEAFDQAVADIAHTTEHLLADLTTKAPPKDRETEAAKAKARAAKRYGTEAASA; this is encoded by the coding sequence ATGTGCCGCAACATTCGCCCCTTGCACAATTTCGAACCCCACGCGACCTCCGAAGAGGTGTACGCCGCCGCACTGCAGTATGTGCGCAAGGTGAGCGGGATGAATAAACCCTCCGCCGCGAACGCCGAAGCGTTCGACCAGGCGGTGGCCGATATCGCCCACACCACCGAACATCTGCTTGCGGACCTGACCACCAAGGCGCCGCCGAAGGATCGCGAGACCGAGGCCGCCAAGGCCAAGGCGCGGGCAGCCAAACGCTATGGGACCGAGGCGGCGAGCGCCTAA
- a CDS encoding LacI family DNA-binding transcriptional regulator, whose protein sequence is MGNRPDGIDGVAEQSSPQTVLPPPRSPMLARGAGRNATIQDVADAAGVSKAAVSKVIRNAYGVSPQMRTRVDAAIAQLGYRPRLAARAMRGTSNTMGIEIAQVSNEFLTMIVQGALETLAPTPYQLVVAPISSPGEAGAALQSLADRQVNGIVAISPKVGQEWLEQLSDRIPMVIIGRHDVSAHYDTVAGADRSGTEQVMDHLFTLGHQHILHLTIDPTSTPLADASSQWHRSDLEPHSIRHTVYLEQMRRRNLEPEVTYTGGDELEAEAVAAELLARQQRPTAIFAGNDTLAMGALRAVAAAGLGPEDVSVVGYDDITMASHPMISLTSVDQSGSKIGAEAVRLLLERIAGRTEAVQVEEQVHLRVRNSTARPRHP, encoded by the coding sequence GTGGGCAATCGACCTGACGGCATCGACGGCGTAGCGGAGCAGTCCTCGCCACAGACCGTCCTGCCCCCACCCCGCAGCCCGATGCTCGCGCGCGGGGCGGGCCGGAACGCGACCATCCAGGATGTCGCGGATGCAGCCGGAGTCTCCAAGGCCGCCGTCTCCAAGGTGATTCGGAACGCCTACGGGGTGAGCCCGCAGATGCGTACTCGAGTCGACGCGGCGATCGCCCAGCTGGGCTACCGCCCGCGGCTGGCAGCGCGGGCGATGCGCGGTACCTCCAACACCATGGGGATCGAGATCGCCCAGGTGAGCAACGAATTCCTCACCATGATCGTCCAAGGCGCGCTTGAGACGTTGGCACCCACTCCGTATCAGCTTGTGGTGGCGCCGATCAGTTCACCAGGCGAGGCCGGTGCCGCCCTCCAGAGCCTCGCCGATCGGCAGGTCAACGGCATCGTCGCGATCTCACCGAAGGTCGGCCAAGAATGGTTGGAGCAACTCAGCGACCGGATTCCGATGGTGATCATCGGCCGCCATGACGTTTCGGCACACTACGACACGGTGGCCGGCGCCGATCGCTCAGGTACCGAGCAGGTGATGGACCACCTGTTCACGCTGGGGCACCAGCACATCCTGCATCTGACAATCGATCCGACGAGCACGCCCCTCGCCGACGCATCGAGCCAATGGCACCGTAGTGATCTCGAGCCGCACTCCATCCGCCACACGGTCTACCTGGAGCAGATGCGCCGTCGGAATCTCGAACCCGAGGTCACCTACACGGGAGGCGATGAGCTGGAAGCGGAAGCAGTTGCCGCCGAGCTACTGGCAAGGCAGCAGCGTCCGACCGCAATCTTCGCCGGGAACGACACGCTCGCGATGGGAGCACTGCGCGCGGTGGCCGCGGCCGGACTCGGCCCTGAGGATGTGTCGGTGGTGGGCTACGACGACATCACGATGGCCAGCCACCCGATGATCTCCCTGACCAGCGTGGACCAGTCAGGATCGAAGATCGGGGCCGAAGCCGTCCGGCTCCTCCTGGAACGGATCGCTGGACGTACCGAGGCTGTGCAGGTGGAGGAACAGGTGCACCTGCGAGTGCGCAATTCAACGGCGCGGCCACGCCATCCGTGA
- a CDS encoding CopG family transcriptional regulator has translation MQAAAKVQCNVYLPPELVRAIKHRAIDEGVSLSACVERALTAYLESVEEES, from the coding sequence ATGCAAGCCGCAGCGAAGGTGCAGTGCAATGTTTACCTGCCGCCAGAACTCGTCCGGGCGATCAAGCACCGCGCGATCGATGAGGGCGTCTCCCTCTCGGCGTGCGTTGAACGGGCACTGACGGCGTACCTGGAGTCCGTGGAGGAGGAGTCATGA
- a CDS encoding DLW-39 family protein, whose product MKKTVVLLVLAVGGFVAWRKLAEDRAVRDAWAEVTDPLD is encoded by the coding sequence ATGAAGAAGACAGTCGTCCTCCTCGTGCTCGCGGTCGGCGGGTTCGTCGCGTGGCGCAAACTGGCGGAGGATCGCGCAGTGCGCGATGCCTGGGCCGAGGTCACTGACCCGCTGGACTGA
- a CDS encoding carbohydrate ABC transporter permease produces MKRERTMRWVIGIAAVVASVIIFILPFAFIIIQAMKTRQEASELAFTWPTELAFVENFVEVITQRDYIVARAFVNSTVLTVASVTFLVVIAAMVGYVMQRRASKIRTVANFFVLAGLIVPPAVVPTVWVLQTVGLFGTLPGLILIEITFGLAFSILLFRAFVATIPRSLDEAAIIDGAGPFRIFLGVILPLMKPTVVTVIVVQSVQIFNDFANPLYFLPGDDNATVQLTLYNFQSQSSNQWNLLFMDILLITIPPLIMYIFFNRQIVAGLTSGAVKG; encoded by the coding sequence ATGAAGCGTGAGCGCACCATGCGCTGGGTCATTGGGATCGCTGCTGTTGTGGCGTCCGTCATCATTTTCATTCTGCCATTCGCCTTCATCATCATTCAGGCGATGAAGACGCGTCAGGAAGCCTCTGAGCTGGCGTTCACGTGGCCCACGGAACTGGCGTTCGTGGAGAATTTCGTCGAAGTCATCACTCAACGCGATTACATCGTGGCGCGCGCATTCGTGAACTCCACGGTCCTGACCGTGGCCAGCGTGACCTTCCTCGTGGTGATCGCCGCCATGGTCGGGTATGTCATGCAACGGCGTGCCTCCAAAATCCGCACCGTCGCGAATTTCTTCGTCCTCGCCGGCCTGATCGTGCCACCCGCGGTGGTGCCCACTGTCTGGGTGCTGCAGACCGTTGGCCTGTTCGGGACGTTGCCGGGCCTGATCCTGATCGAGATCACGTTCGGGCTGGCATTCTCGATCCTTCTGTTCCGGGCATTCGTCGCCACGATCCCACGGTCGCTGGACGAGGCGGCGATCATCGATGGGGCTGGCCCGTTCCGGATCTTCCTCGGGGTGATCCTGCCGTTGATGAAACCCACGGTCGTCACGGTGATCGTGGTGCAGTCGGTGCAGATCTTCAACGACTTCGCCAACCCGTTGTACTTCCTGCCTGGCGATGACAATGCCACCGTGCAACTGACCCTTTACAACTTCCAGAGTCAATCCTCGAACCAGTGGAATCTGCTGTTCATGGACATTCTGCTGATCACCATCCCGCCACTGATCATGTACATCTTCTTCAACCGCCAGATCGTCGCCGGACTCACCTCCGGCGCCGTCAAAGGCTGA
- a CDS encoding LacI family DNA-binding transcriptional regulator produces MTTIRDVARLAEVSTMTVSRVVNARPQVSPATRERVLAAMVELDYHVDLTARQLRSGSSGTVALIVPRLDHVYFGQLGAQLADAVGKRGRHLVVEQSSASREGELAALSLARLHMYDGAILSVVGLGNTEVNRIRATLPVVLLGEKPVPRRFDHVMMSNVAGARLATGHLLDCGARRVMIVGGEFGPVSRGMRFARTTGWEEAHSARGLAVDPRLVLSSDPIKAQMARTAVSRAVTRDPSIDALFCVTDEAAIGAMAGLADAGRRVPEDIQVVGFDNLAIGAHIGPGLTTIDPGNDWIVENVVRLLEARMSSPPPTAAEHLVAPARLVERGSTKRAGVR; encoded by the coding sequence ATGACGACGATCCGTGATGTCGCTCGGCTCGCCGAGGTGTCGACGATGACCGTCTCGCGTGTGGTCAATGCCCGACCACAGGTCAGCCCCGCAACCCGCGAACGGGTCCTTGCCGCCATGGTCGAGCTCGACTACCACGTCGACCTCACGGCACGGCAGCTGCGGTCCGGGTCCAGTGGAACTGTCGCGCTGATCGTTCCCCGACTGGACCACGTCTATTTCGGCCAGCTCGGCGCCCAGCTGGCGGACGCCGTCGGAAAGCGTGGCAGGCACCTCGTGGTGGAACAGAGCAGTGCGAGCCGGGAGGGCGAGCTGGCCGCCCTCTCGCTGGCGCGGCTCCACATGTACGACGGCGCCATCCTCAGCGTGGTGGGCCTGGGCAATACCGAAGTGAACCGGATCCGCGCGACACTGCCGGTGGTACTCCTGGGGGAGAAGCCGGTGCCGCGCCGATTCGACCACGTCATGATGAGCAATGTGGCGGGGGCGCGGCTGGCCACCGGCCATCTGCTGGATTGTGGCGCGCGGCGGGTGATGATCGTGGGTGGTGAGTTCGGTCCGGTGTCCCGCGGTATGCGGTTTGCGCGGACCACCGGTTGGGAGGAGGCGCACTCTGCACGTGGGCTGGCCGTCGATCCGCGCCTGGTGCTCTCCTCGGACCCGATCAAGGCACAGATGGCACGTACAGCGGTTTCCCGCGCAGTCACTCGCGATCCGAGCATCGATGCACTCTTCTGCGTGACCGACGAGGCGGCGATCGGGGCGATGGCGGGACTGGCTGACGCCGGGCGCCGCGTGCCCGAGGACATCCAGGTGGTCGGGTTCGACAATCTCGCCATCGGCGCGCATATCGGTCCGGGCTTGACGACCATTGACCCAGGAAACGATTGGATCGTCGAGAACGTTGTGCGTTTGCTCGAGGCCAGAATGAGCTCTCCCCCTCCGACGGCGGCCGAGCACCTGGTTGCCCCGGCACGCCTGGTTGAACGAGGGTCGACGAAACGGGCCGGCGTTCGCTGA
- a CDS encoding TraR/DksA family transcriptional regulator, producing MKRVDPPTNGQLAELRRMLTAERERTSDRIAALTQNVTSIVEGAQLTVTDDEHDPEGATIAFERSQAGALLAAANTHLVDVDAALAKFASGTYGRCELCGEPIVAERLLARPASRTCITCAAQTRR from the coding sequence ATGAAGCGCGTCGATCCGCCCACGAACGGCCAGCTCGCCGAGCTGCGTCGCATGCTCACGGCCGAGCGCGAGCGCACCTCGGATCGGATCGCCGCCCTCACTCAGAACGTCACGTCGATCGTCGAGGGCGCGCAGCTCACCGTCACCGATGACGAGCATGACCCCGAGGGCGCCACGATCGCCTTCGAACGCTCACAGGCGGGTGCGCTGCTCGCGGCGGCCAACACTCACCTGGTTGATGTGGACGCCGCCCTGGCGAAATTCGCCAGCGGCACCTATGGGCGATGCGAACTCTGTGGCGAGCCGATAGTTGCCGAGCGGCTACTGGCTCGGCCAGCTTCGCGGACCTGTATCACCTGCGCCGCACAGACGAGGCGGTGA
- a CDS encoding alpha-L-rhamnosidase — protein sequence MSSRVTRVRVERRNDAPLADGPTPRVTWIVESDEPWRQAAAEIRLDGGEPVRLETAESVFVDWPFAPLEPHAHHELQVRVTSTDGVTTEWSEPVALRSTFLAEGEWQAAFIGLAEPVGVACPGRARTEIEVAGPVRSATLYATAGGVYQASINGTDVDDAVLKPGWTDYHERLVHEATDVTDLIRPGANAIGIRFAGAWWTEEFGFHGAGRRIYGDQPVVAAQLHIELADGTTQVIVTNEEWRAAAVGEITASGLYQGEAVDARRALPGWDQVGFDDSTWPAAVVTDIGVVPEADPAEPVRRVDELPVAEVITTPSGKTVLDFGQNLVGRLRVRVSGPAGHTITLRHAEVLEHDELGIRPLRYAQATDTLTCSGGDDVFEPEFTFHGFRYAEVSDWPGDLDPAAFTAVMISSDMRRTGWFTSSHELVNRLYENVVWGMRGNFVSLPTDCPQRDERLGWTGDIQVFSPTAATLFDSDGFLTSWLRDVAIEQRRADGIAPFVVPHVLGEPKAAAAWGDAATVVPMVLFDRFGDRAALQEQYPSMKSWVDVLVGLAGDRLLWEGDFQFGDWLDPAAPPDQPGGARTDKDIVASAHVVRSALVLTRAATILGHTEDAAHYGDYAERARQAWVREYVTGAGRIVSDSQTAYAMAISYGLVDAETTQAMGDRLAEIVRRDGYVIGTGFVGTPIIADALTVTGHADAAGRLLLQTGVPSWLYAVTMGATTIWERWDSMLPDGSINPGEMTSFNHYAFGAIADWLHRGLAGLAPAAPGYAKLRIAPVPIEGMELASARQETPYGLAESSWAETGDGTLRVHAVIPANTTAEIALPGCEPCEVGSGSHEWVIEDPRQSSPVGSIGWDTPLGAIVDDRRAHEALLAEVAAIDAELGDRLRHGTAWSDGQPLSTMLFGVSGEVREQLPAAFERVNATFGR from the coding sequence ATGAGTTCTCGCGTCACCCGGGTCCGGGTAGAACGACGTAATGACGCACCACTGGCCGATGGTCCAACGCCTCGTGTGACCTGGATCGTTGAGTCGGATGAGCCGTGGCGGCAGGCCGCGGCCGAGATCCGGCTGGACGGGGGTGAGCCGGTCCGGCTGGAAACAGCGGAGTCCGTTTTCGTCGACTGGCCCTTCGCACCGCTGGAACCGCATGCACACCATGAACTGCAGGTGCGGGTCACCTCCACAGACGGCGTCACCACCGAGTGGTCCGAACCGGTCGCCTTGCGCAGTACGTTCCTCGCCGAGGGCGAATGGCAGGCCGCGTTCATCGGGCTGGCCGAGCCTGTGGGTGTGGCGTGCCCAGGCAGGGCGCGCACCGAGATCGAGGTCGCTGGACCGGTGCGTAGCGCCACCTTGTACGCCACGGCTGGCGGCGTTTATCAAGCGAGCATCAACGGAACTGATGTCGATGATGCTGTGCTCAAGCCGGGCTGGACGGACTATCACGAACGCCTGGTGCATGAGGCCACCGATGTGACCGATCTGATCCGGCCAGGCGCCAATGCGATCGGCATCCGGTTTGCCGGCGCCTGGTGGACGGAAGAGTTCGGCTTCCACGGCGCAGGCCGCCGGATTTACGGTGACCAGCCCGTCGTTGCCGCACAGCTCCATATCGAACTCGCGGACGGCACCACCCAGGTGATCGTGACCAACGAGGAGTGGCGAGCGGCCGCCGTCGGGGAGATCACGGCGAGTGGCCTGTATCAAGGTGAGGCCGTTGATGCCCGGCGAGCCCTGCCGGGTTGGGATCAGGTGGGCTTTGACGACTCGACCTGGCCGGCCGCCGTCGTGACGGACATTGGCGTGGTGCCAGAAGCCGACCCGGCCGAACCGGTGCGGCGTGTGGATGAGCTGCCGGTGGCTGAGGTGATCACCACGCCATCCGGGAAGACCGTGCTCGATTTCGGCCAGAACCTCGTCGGGCGGCTGCGGGTGAGGGTGAGCGGGCCCGCAGGGCACACCATCACGCTCCGGCATGCGGAAGTGCTCGAGCACGATGAGCTCGGCATCCGTCCGCTGCGGTACGCCCAGGCCACGGACACGCTCACCTGCTCCGGCGGCGATGATGTGTTCGAACCCGAGTTCACCTTCCACGGATTCCGCTACGCCGAGGTGAGCGACTGGCCGGGTGATCTCGATCCGGCGGCGTTCACGGCGGTGATGATCAGCAGCGATATGCGCCGCACCGGCTGGTTCACCAGCTCCCATGAGCTCGTGAACCGCCTGTACGAGAACGTGGTGTGGGGGATGCGCGGCAACTTCGTCTCCCTTCCCACCGACTGCCCACAGCGTGATGAGCGCCTGGGGTGGACCGGGGACATCCAAGTGTTCTCCCCGACGGCGGCCACGCTGTTCGATTCCGATGGTTTCCTGACCTCGTGGTTGCGTGACGTGGCGATCGAGCAGCGCCGCGCCGATGGGATCGCTCCGTTCGTGGTGCCCCATGTGCTCGGTGAGCCGAAGGCGGCCGCGGCGTGGGGCGATGCGGCCACGGTGGTGCCGATGGTGCTCTTCGATCGCTTCGGTGACCGGGCGGCGCTGCAGGAGCAGTACCCCTCGATGAAGTCGTGGGTGGACGTGCTGGTCGGCCTGGCCGGAGACCGATTGCTGTGGGAGGGCGACTTCCAGTTCGGTGACTGGCTCGACCCGGCCGCACCGCCGGACCAGCCGGGCGGCGCGCGCACCGACAAGGACATCGTGGCCAGCGCACACGTGGTGCGTTCAGCGCTGGTGCTCACCCGGGCGGCCACGATCCTCGGGCATACCGAGGACGCTGCCCACTATGGCGACTACGCCGAGCGTGCGCGTCAGGCGTGGGTGCGCGAGTACGTCACCGGGGCTGGGCGGATCGTCTCTGACTCCCAGACCGCCTATGCGATGGCGATCTCCTACGGCCTCGTTGATGCTGAGACCACTCAGGCGATGGGGGACCGGCTGGCGGAGATCGTGCGCCGGGACGGGTATGTGATCGGCACCGGGTTTGTCGGCACCCCGATCATCGCCGACGCGCTGACGGTGACTGGGCATGCCGACGCCGCGGGCCGATTGTTGCTGCAGACCGGGGTGCCGTCCTGGCTGTATGCAGTGACCATGGGTGCCACCACGATCTGGGAGCGGTGGGACTCGATGCTCCCGGACGGCTCCATCAACCCCGGTGAGATGACGTCCTTCAATCACTACGCCTTCGGCGCGATCGCGGACTGGCTGCACCGCGGCCTGGCCGGCCTCGCACCGGCGGCCCCGGGCTATGCGAAGCTGCGGATCGCGCCCGTGCCGATCGAGGGCATGGAACTGGCGTCGGCGCGGCAGGAGACCCCCTACGGACTGGCCGAGTCCAGCTGGGCTGAAACCGGTGATGGCACCCTGCGGGTGCATGCCGTGATCCCCGCGAACACGACGGCGGAAATCGCCCTACCCGGGTGCGAGCCGTGTGAGGTGGGTTCGGGCTCTCACGAGTGGGTGATCGAGGATCCTCGGCAGAGTTCGCCGGTGGGCTCGATTGGCTGGGACACCCCCCTTGGGGCGATTGTGGACGACCGGCGCGCCCACGAGGCCCTCCTGGCCGAGGTCGCTGCCATCGACGCCGAGCTCGGCGACCGATTGCGGCACGGCACGGCATGGTCGGATGGCCAGCCGTTGTCCACAATGCTGTTCGGGGTTTCCGGTGAGGTGCGCGAGCAGTTGCCGGCGGCATTCGAGCGGGTGAACGCCACGTTCGGTCGGTGA
- a CDS encoding tryptophan-rich sensory protein, whose protein sequence is MSNDLVRRIAVTASAVLCAVATAFGVGALGGTEVSEAAGGALAADATLIAPGSGAFGIWSVIYLGLAGYVVWQWLPVSATARARAVGWWAAASMLLNGAWLLTIQLGWLWASVAVILALAVVLKVVLARLTAHRPAGRAELVVVDGTFGLYLGWVAVATCANLAAALVAAGMPPTGLLAEAITIFILIAVLVLAAVYARSYGARFAIAAAMAWGVGWIAVARLTGEPSAPSVGVTAVAVAVVILVVTVLMRAALRRTRSGTGSPPA, encoded by the coding sequence GTGAGCAACGACCTCGTGCGCCGGATCGCCGTCACGGCCTCGGCCGTGCTCTGCGCGGTGGCCACGGCATTCGGGGTCGGCGCACTGGGCGGAACGGAGGTATCCGAGGCCGCGGGCGGCGCGCTCGCGGCTGATGCCACGCTGATCGCGCCTGGGAGCGGGGCGTTCGGGATCTGGTCGGTGATCTACCTGGGTCTGGCCGGGTATGTGGTCTGGCAGTGGCTGCCGGTGAGCGCCACGGCACGAGCGCGCGCCGTGGGGTGGTGGGCGGCTGCGTCGATGCTGCTCAACGGTGCCTGGTTGCTGACGATTCAGCTCGGCTGGCTCTGGGCGAGCGTCGCGGTGATCCTGGCTCTGGCGGTGGTACTCAAGGTGGTGCTGGCCCGCCTCACCGCGCACCGGCCCGCTGGGCGCGCCGAGCTCGTGGTGGTGGACGGCACCTTCGGGCTCTACCTGGGTTGGGTTGCCGTGGCGACCTGCGCGAACCTCGCGGCGGCGCTGGTGGCCGCGGGGATGCCGCCCACGGGCCTGCTCGCCGAGGCGATCACCATCTTCATCCTGATCGCCGTGCTCGTCCTCGCCGCGGTGTACGCGCGCAGCTATGGTGCTCGGTTCGCGATTGCTGCGGCGATGGCCTGGGGCGTGGGGTGGATAGCCGTGGCCCGCCTCACCGGCGAACCATCCGCACCCTCGGTGGGCGTGACGGCCGTCGCCGTCGCGGTTGTCATCCTGGTAGTTACCGTGCTCATGCGTGCCGCCCTGCGGCGCACCAGATCCGGGACCGGTTCCCCGCCCGCCTGA
- a CDS encoding carbohydrate ABC transporter permease produces the protein MRAGRARKVRTLGTARHAYPLWFYLPAAVLFLVFFAIPTFASFYFSLTRWTLFDQEFIGLENYIQFFREPQLYQSFINTLIYGFVTSGLKVVIGLALAVLLTSALVGRNYLRSVIFFPVLVSTIGVGIMFKALLDPFDGVVNGALETLGITGPGWLTDPDLALLTIAGIDVWKGLGIACLIYIAGLVAIPQEYYEAARVDGASKWAVFKSITLPLVKPATGTVIILSLIGGLRSFDLIWATTGGGPGFSSDVIGSVIYKQYQAGFYGLSTAGNVVLFLVVTAIMVPISLMLNKREIEQ, from the coding sequence GTGCGGGCCGGCAGGGCTCGTAAGGTCCGCACCTTGGGCACCGCTCGCCATGCGTATCCGCTGTGGTTCTACCTGCCCGCGGCGGTGTTGTTCCTGGTGTTCTTCGCCATCCCGACATTCGCGTCGTTCTACTTCAGCCTCACCCGCTGGACGTTGTTCGACCAGGAGTTCATCGGGCTGGAGAACTACATCCAGTTCTTCCGTGAACCGCAGCTGTATCAGAGCTTCATCAACACGCTGATCTACGGCTTCGTCACCTCGGGTCTGAAAGTCGTGATCGGACTGGCGCTGGCCGTGTTGCTCACCTCGGCGCTGGTCGGGCGCAACTATCTGCGGTCGGTGATCTTCTTCCCGGTGCTGGTCTCCACGATCGGGGTGGGGATCATGTTCAAGGCGCTGCTGGACCCCTTCGACGGCGTGGTCAACGGTGCGCTCGAGACGCTGGGGATCACCGGTCCGGGATGGCTGACCGATCCGGACCTGGCGTTGTTGACGATCGCCGGGATCGATGTGTGGAAAGGCCTGGGGATCGCGTGCCTGATCTACATCGCCGGCCTGGTCGCCATCCCGCAGGAGTACTACGAGGCCGCCCGGGTCGATGGGGCGAGCAAGTGGGCGGTGTTCAAGTCCATCACGCTTCCTCTGGTCAAACCCGCCACCGGCACCGTGATCATCTTGTCGTTGATCGGGGGGTTGCGTTCGTTCGACCTGATCTGGGCCACCACTGGTGGCGGGCCGGGCTTCAGTTCCGACGTGATCGGCTCGGTCATCTACAAGCAGTACCAGGCCGGCTTCTACGGCCTGTCCACCGCCGGGAACGTGGTGTTGTTCCTCGTGGTCACCGCGATCATGGTCCCGATCTCACTGATGCTGAACAAGCGGGAGATCGAGCAATGA